GTCAACGGGGCGACGGGTTCGCCCCTGCACACCAGCGGGTCCGGCCGGGAGTGCGGGCCGGCCGGGCCGGGCACCGTGGGGGCGAGCCCCGCCCGGCCGGCCCCGGGGGAGGGGCGGCGTCGCGCCGGGCCCACCCCCTCACGGGCGTTCCGGTCAGACCGGGACGCCGTCCTTGTCGCCGGCCGACTGGACGGGCACGGCGGCCGGTTCCCCGGCGGGATCCGTCGCGTGCACGTCGTCGACCAGCGTGGTCTCGTCGAAGGGGAGGCGACCCGCGAGGACTTCGGTCGCGCGCTCGCGGTCGAACTCCTTGGTCCACGTCCCGATCAGCACCGTCGCGACGGCGTTGCCCGCGAAGTTGGTGAGCGCCCGCGCCTCGCTCATGAACCGGTCGATGCCCACGATCAGTCCGACCCCGTCCACCAGCTCCGGCCGGTGGGACTGGAGGCCGCCGGCCAGGGTGGCCAGACCCGCGCCGGTCACCCCGGCCGCACCCTTCGAGGCGATGATCATGAACAGCAGCAGCGAGATCTGCTCGCCCAGCGCGAGGGGCTTGCCCATCGCCTCCGCGACGAACAGCGAGGACATCGTCAGATAGATCGCGGTCCCGTCCAGATTGAAGGAGTAGCCCGTCGGCACCGTGATGCCGACCACCGGTCGCGAGACCCCGACGTGCTCCATCTTCGCGATCAGCCGCGGCAGCGCCGACTCGGACGAGGACGTCGACAGGATCAGCAGGAACTCCCGACCCAGATAGCGCAGCAGGGAGAACACGTTGATCCCCGTACACACCCGCAGCAGCGTGCCCAGCACCACGAACACGAACAGCAGGCAGGTCGTGTAGAAGCCGATCATGATCACGGCCAGGGACTTCAGCGCGTCGACGCCGGTGGCGCCG
This region of Streptomyces sp. NBC_00513 genomic DNA includes:
- a CDS encoding cation:dicarboxylate symporter family transporter; protein product: MAARRDKTHYLYIAVIAAVLLGIAVGFAAPGVAVELKPLGTGFVNLIKMMISPVIFCTIVLGIGSVRKAAKVGAVGGLALGYFMVMSTVALAIGLLVGNLLEPGSGLHLTEAARSAGEAQAKAGGAESTQEFLLGIIPTTMVSAFTGGEVLQTLLVALLCGFALQAMGRSGEPVLRGIGYIQKLVFRVLAMIMWAAPVGAFGAIAAVVGATGVDALKSLAVIMIGFYTTCLLFVFVVLGTLLRVCTGINVFSLLRYLGREFLLILSTSSSESALPRLIAKMEHVGVSRPVVGITVPTGYSFNLDGTAIYLTMSSLFVAEAMGKPLALGEQISLLLFMIIASKGAAGVTGAGLATLAGGLQSHRPELVDGVGLIVGIDRFMSEARALTNFAGNAVATVLIGTWTKEFDRERATEVLAGRLPFDETTLVDDVHATDPAGEPAAVPVQSAGDKDGVPV